The Pyrus communis chromosome 9, drPyrComm1.1, whole genome shotgun sequence genome has a segment encoding these proteins:
- the LOC137744697 gene encoding carboxylesterase 15-like translates to MGSVPHIVEDCMGVLQVFSDGSVNRCSLTDINFNIPVIDDGSVGFKDITFDQKNKLSLRLYKPISTNQDSKLPVVFYFHGGGFCLGSHKWPNYHNCCIRLLSVLRALVVSPDYRLAPEHKLPAAIDDATSAVEWLLREALGESTNNRDAWIGRTADFDRVFVLGDSSGGNMAHHLAVRLATGSVQLAPIRVRGFVLLAPFFGGVERTKSEEGPCKATLSLEILDRYSFKTFRASIPVTQSRNHPMVNPFGPNSPNLEKVALDSILVIVGGNELLKDRVESYWRKLKDLGKKIECVEFEGEQRGFLMNDSYSEVSDEALQVIKRFMTENSN, encoded by the exons atgggtTCCGTCCCTCACATAGTAGAAGATTGCATGGGCGTCCTCCAAGTCTTTAGCGACGGTTCGGTCAACCGTTGCTCTTTAACGGACATAAACTTCAACATTCCCGTCATTGATGACGGCTCCGTGGGCTTCAAAGACATCactttcgaccaaaaaaataaactttCCCTTCGTTTATACAAACCCATATCAACAAACCAGGATTCCAAGCTCCCTGTGGTGTTCTACTTCCACGGTGGCGGCTTCTGCCTTGGCTCACACAAGTGGCCAAACTATCACAATTGCTGCATCCGCCTGTTGTCAGTATTAAGG GCCCTTGTGGTGTCTCCAGACTATAGGCTCGCTCCAGAGCACAAGCTTCCAGCCGCAATTGACGATGCAACGAGTGCAGTGGAGTGGCTGCTGAGGGAGGCTTTGGGTGAGAGCACGAATAACCGTGATGCATGGATTGGCCGTACGGCTGACTTCGACCGGGTGTTTGTATTGGGTGACTCTTCAGGTGGGAATATGGCTCACCACCTGGCAGTTCGGCTCGCGACGGGGTCGGTCCAGCTGGCTCCAATTAGGGTACGCGGGTTTGTGCTGCTGGCACCATTTTTTGGTGGGGTGGAGAGGACAAAGTCTGAGGAGGGTCCTTGTAAGGCAACGCTGAGTTTGGAAATACTTGACAGGTATTCCTTCAAAACTTTTCGAGCTT CTATACCAGTCACACAAAGCC GCAACCATCCAATGGTCAACCCTTTTGGACCAAACAGTCCAAACCTTGAGAAGGTGGCCCTTGATTCCATCTTGGTTATCGTGGGTGGCAATGAACTGTTGAAAGATAGGGTGGAGAGCTACTGGAGAAAGTTAAAAGATTTGGGAAAGAAAATTGAGTGTGTTGAATTTGAGGGAGAGCAACGTGGTTTTTTAATGAATGATTCATACTCAGAAGTCTCAGATGAAGCTTTGCAAGTTATTAAAAGATTTATGACCGAAAACTCCAACTGA